The nucleotide window TGATTTATGTAAAGGAGCTTTCATGTCTGTCAATATTCTGGCAGTCGGCGACGTCGCGGGGCAGACGGGGCTGACAATTCTGTCGAAAAAGCTCCGGTCGGTCAAACAGGCACACAATATCGCCTTCACCGTCGTCAACGGTGAAAACGCGGCTGTCTTCGGACTGACGCCGCAGCAGGCGGAGAGCCTGTTTGAATACGGGGCCGACGTTGTGACGCTCGGCAACCACACATGGTCGCGCCGCGAAATTATCCATTATCTCGACGAGTGCCCGTATATCCTGCGGCCATCCAATTTTGCCCCGCAAAATCCAGGGCGTGGCTGGGGTGTTTTCGATACGTCATTCGGCGATGTGTGCGTGATCAACCTCATCGGGCGCTGCAACATGCCCTTCGGAACGGAAAACCCGTTTTTTGAAGCGGACAAGCTGCTTCGGCAGAATACGGCGCGTATCACACTCGTCGACTTTCACGCGGAGGCAACGAGCGAAAAGCTGGCCATGGCTTACCATCTTGACGGCCGCGTGTCCGCGCTGTGGGGGACGCACACGCATGTCCAGACGTCGGACGCGCGCGTCTTTCCGCGGGGGACAGGATATATCACAGACCTTGGCATGACGGGCGCTTACGACTCTGTACTCGGCATCAAGCCGGAGCAATCCCTGTCCATGTTTCTCGGGAACCCCCCGGTGCGGTACGAGACACAGTCGGGGCCGGCCAAAATTGAAGCAGCCGTTTTTGAAATTGATACGGAAACCGGCCGGTGCCTGAATGCAACGGCTATTCGGATGACGGAATAATGAGGTGCTCATGAAAACAGCATTGGTGACCGGCGCATCCCGTGGGATAGGCGCGGCCTGCGCGCGGGGGCTGGCTGAAGCCGGATGCCGCGTCTTCATCAATTATCAAAGCGATGCCGATGCCGCCGGGGCCTTGGCTGGTGCGCTGGGCGGTATTGCCGTGCAGGCGGATGTGGCTGACAGCGCGCAAGTCAAGCAGCTGTTTGAAAAGGTCGGCACGGCGGATATCCTTGTCTGCAATGCGGGTAAGGCGCTCTGCGGGCTGCTCTCAGAGACGCCGGAGGACGCTTGGCAGCGGGTTGTTGACGTCAACCTCGGCGGCGTTATCCGCTGCTGCCAGGCCGCCATTCCGGCGATGGTGCGCCAAAAAAGTGGGCGGATCATTCTGATATCTTCCATTTGGGGAACGGTTGGCGCGTCCTGCGAGGCCGTCTATTCAGCGACGAAAGCGGGGCTTTTTGGTTTGACGAAGTCGCTGGCGAAAGAGCTTGGCCCATCGGGCATCACCGTCAACTGCGTGGCACCGGGCGTCATCAAAACGGACATGAACAATGACCTGACGCCGGAAGTTCTTGACGAGCTTGCCACAATGACGCCGCTCGGCATGCTGGGAAAACCAGAGGATGTTGCCGCGCTTGTCCGCTTTCTCGCTTCCGATGCGGCGCAGTTTATCACCGGGCAGATCATCGGGGTTGACGGCGGTTTTACCGGTTAAGCGAATAAAAAACATGGCCTCCGCGGCAAAGCCGCGGAGGCTTTTTCAGCGCTGCCCGGTGACGTTAAAAGCGAAGGCAGCCCTTATTTTGTCAGGCTTTTTTCGGTTAACAGATTCAATCAGAGTTTTGTATCGTGCCGTTGCCGCGGCGACGGCGTCTTCCCAGGAGATATAAAGGTCTGCCATTGCACACCGGCCAAGACGCGCAGCAAGGCTCGTGTCACGAATGACCGCTAGGACAGCCCGCGCGAGCGATGCGGCGTTTTCCTCAATGAGCAGCCCGTCCTGCCCGTCCGTCACGCCCTCGGCGGCAGAGCTGCCGCGGATAAGGATGCTGGCGAGCCCGCAGGCGGCCGCCTCTAAGACGACAATTGGCCTGTTGTCAAACGTCGAGGGGAGTAAAAACATATCCGCCATGCTGTAATACACACGCAGCAGTTGGCGATCACGGATGGCGCCCGTGAAGACGCACGACTCAGCAAGGCCGAGCGCCCGGGCATAAGATTTAATTTCGGCAAGGTCGGTACCGTCGCCTACAAAGATCATCTTAAAGCCGAGCCCTTTGGCACGAACGCGGCGTAAGCCGTCAAGAATGATCCTGATGCCTTTGTACCACTGCGTTCTGCCGACGAAAAGAAAGACTGGCTCGTCCTCCCCAATGCTGTGTTTTCGCCGCAGGGCAGCAATAGCCGCAGCCGTTGCCCGCGCGCGCGGGAAATCAACACCATTTCCCATAACAATATAATCACCCTGATAGCCAAGACCGCGCAAGTTTTCACCAGCACCGCGGCTGACAACCCAGACGTCGTCGCACGCATCGATATTGTTGACAATTAATTTAATGGCTGCTGCCTGATTCAGACCGAGCGACAGGGCATTTTTTATTTCAATATCAAATTTTGTGTGATACGTAAAAATGAGGGGTGCACCGGTACAAGCGCGCAGCGTGCGGGCGAGGATTGCCGACGCAAACGGACAGTGCGCATGGATAATAGCAGGATGGTATCTGGCAAGCTTACGGATGGTGTGCGGACTAAAGGGGAAACCGGTTCTGTACCCGAGTGATTTTATCGTATCAATGCTTGGATAACGGACAACGGGGAAGGGATAATTGTCTGTCACGCCGGGATAGCTTGGTGTTGCTACGACGGCCCTGCCGTATTTGCGCGTTATAATATCCGCATAGTTCATGACCGCGTTGGCCACACCGTCAATGACGGGCGGGAAAGAATCATTCAACAGGCAGACGTTTATGGGCTTGTCCATGTGTTAACTCCGATACTGTAACAGGTTGATTTTTAAACAGTATCGCCTTAACGGCACTTTAATTATACATCCATGGACTTTTAGGGTTAATTTACTGCTGGAATGCGTTGGCAAGGTTTTTCGCGTAGCCGATCATGCCGCCAGTCATCGCATCCATCAATTCGTCTGTAACGACGACCATCCAGCTGCCGTCAACCTTTTTCAGCTGCACGGTCATTTCGGTTGTCGTGAGCGCCACATCGGGTTTTGACAACGCGTCAACAAACTGTTTTGTGAAGTCGTTCTGCGTATCGTTTTCCGATGCGCTGCCACTGAGTGCATTCGAAAAAGCATCCTTCATAGCAGCCGCAATACATGCTTGCAGGATTACCTTCGTGTCGGGCGCTGTGATTTTGACAGGGGCGCTGGCGGAATCGCCGCTGACCGTCACTTTATCTTCTATCGTAACCGTCATTTTACTGAAGGCAAGGTTCATGACTTCCGCGCTTTCCAAATCGGAAGATGATGAAGGCGAAGCGGGTGATGTGTCATCAGCCGACGGCGATGCGGAAGCGGCCGTCGTTACCTCGCTGATGGATAACGCCTGCACAGTTTCCGAATCTTGCTCTTTGACAGCGGCGAAAAACATTGCCAGAACGGTATCGGGTGATTTCGCAGCTGAACAGCCGACGAACAGCAACAAGACAACTGCCAGCAGAAGCACTGAGACTTTTTTCATGGTGGTTTCCTCTTTTCTCTCTATATGTGCTTTCAATTTTAACGGAAATAGGCGGAGATTTCAAGATAATGGATTCGAGACGCGACGCCTTCGACCTCAATGAACCGGGTGACTTTACGGGATGCATTGATGCATGAAATTATCTTGACTTTGGAATTATTGAGCCATATACTGACAGTACGAGGTGGTACAATTGGACAAAGAACTCTTAAACGCAATCGGTCAGCTGATAGATGAAAAGCTACAGCCGTTACATAAAAGCATTGACGACGTCAATGAAAAAATTGAAGTTGAAGTTACAAAAGTAAATATAAACATAGAAAATGATATAACAAAACGGCTTGATTCCCTGTTTGATGGGTACATGCTGACGCACGAAAAACAAAACGAGCTTGAACGTCATCTTGCAACGCTACAGCGTCGTGTGGAAAAACTCGAAACAAAAGCCATTTAGTGACTATGACGAGATTTCCGACCCCGCCTGTTTTGACACAGACAGGTAGACATAATATATACAGTTATAGACAAAACGACCGACAAGTGTTGTAATTACTGCACTTGTCGGTCATTTATTTTTTGGAGCGGGTGAAGGGAATCGAACCCTCGCATTCAGCTTGGGAAGCTGACGTTCTACCATTGAACCACACCCGCAGCTTTTAATCACGGTAAACATTATTTTAACACAACTTGTCATAAATGCAAGCGAAAAACGAAGATTCAGGATGCGTGGCGCGCAGCAGTAGCGGGATGCGTGTTGTTGGCGTGGCGGGTGCCGTGGCGCGGTTATATTTGTCCGAATTTCATCATATCCCTTTGTAAGAGGAGGGATATGCCATGAAAAAACTTTTGTCCTTTTTACTCGCAGCCGTGCTGTTTGTGGTGCTGACAGTCCCGACAGCCGCCGAAAATACAGCACCGGGATTTTTGGAGGAAAACGATAACGAGGCTATAGATGCCTCCGTCTTTAATGACGACATACCCGTTTCGAATGCCGCGGATTTAGCCATCACGGCACCGTCCGCTATTTTGATGGAAAAGGAGACGGGGAAGGTCATCTATGAGAAAAACGCTGACGAGCAGCTAGAACCGGCCAGCGTGACGAAGGTGATGACAATCCTGCTTATTGTTGAGGCCATTAAGGCCGGAAAAATCACGCTTGACGATATGGTGACGGCGAGCGCACACGCAGCCTCCATGGGTGGTTCACAGATTTTTATGGAGGAGGGCGAACAGCTGAGCGTCCGGGAGATGCTTAAATCGATTGTCGTCGCCTCTGCCAACGACTGTGCCGTTGCCATGGCTGAATATCTCGCAGGGTCGGAATCGGTTTTTGTGGCACGAATGAATGCGCGCGCCAAAGAACTCGGTATGACGCAGACGCATTTTACGAACTGCACAGGACTGCTGGACGATCAAACCCACGTCACGACGGCGCGTGATATCGCTATCATGTCGCGGGAACTGATTATGCATGACATGATTAAGGAATACACGAAAATCTGGATGGATACCGTCCGCGGCGGTAAATTCGGCTTGAGCAATACCAACAAGCTCATTTACTATTATAAGGGTGCGACCGGCCTGAAAACCGGCTTTACAAGCCGCTCGATGCACTGCCTAGCTGCGACCGCTGAGCGGGACGGGGTGGAATACATTGCCGTTGTGCTGCACGCAGCCACATCGGCCGACCGGTTTGAAAGCGCGAAAACACTTTTGAACTATGCCTTTGCTAACTACGCGCTCATTTCAGCCTTCCCGGACAAAGCTCTTCTGCCCGTTCGCGTTGCGCTTGGCAAAGTATCCTATGTGCAGCCGGTTGTTCAAGGCAGCGATAAAATCCTCTTAGAAAAGGATTTGGCATCGAATGTGACAAAAGAGGTTCAGGTGGTCGACAAAGCCGAAGCGCCCATTCAAGCCGGAGAGCAGATGGGGACGCTGATCGTTAAAAGTGGCAAAACCATTCTTGGTGAATTCCCGATTGTCGCCGGTGATAGCGTTGCACGACTTGGCTGGGGGGACGTCTTCGCAAAATTTGTTGCTATGCTTTTTGGTGGGACGGAGTAGAAACAATAAAATGGGATAAAACAACAGCGTCTGGTGACGCTATCAATAACGGCGCGCCGTGTCATGACGGCGCGCTGTTATATTGAACAATTGTTCAATATATAATATAAGAACGCTGAAAAAAACAGGTGCGCGATTTGATGAAATCTTTATGAACGCCAATATTTATGGTTGATACCTTGGCTGAGAACTGTTAAAATAGAAAAAAGCGAAAGAGGTGTTTTATGGTTAAGATCATCATGGGCGTCAAAGGCTCCGGCAAGACGAAGCAGCTTATTGATCTGGTCAACAAGGCCGTCAATGAGGAAAACGGCGATGTCGTCTGTATTGAAAAGGGGCAGAAGCTGACATACGATATTCCCCATGCCGCCCGTTTAATCGAAGCATCCGAGTACGGCTTCACGAGCTATGATTTCCTCAAAGGCTTTATCAGCGGCCTGCATGCTGAAAACTATGACATTACCCATGTTTTTATCGACAGCCTCTTGAAAATTCTCGATCAGGCGGTTGATGCTAAGACGGAGGATTTTATCGACTGGTGCGAAGCCTTTTCCGAACGCGCAAATGTTAAGTTCACGATTACCATTAGTGCTGAAACGTCTCTTGCAACAGAAGGGATACGCAAATTTTTTTAATTGAAAAGCTCGGCGGCACCATGCTTCATGGTGCCGCTTTTTTTTTGTCTTTTGAGAGCTTCGCTAAAAGCCAATCAAGAATGTCGTTGAAAACATCCTGCCGGATCGTCTCGTTGAGCACCTCGTGCCGCGCGCCCTGATACATTTTAACCGTCACATCATCTAGGCCGGCGGCCGTAAAAAGGCGCTGAACCTTTCGAACACCGAATCCAAAGTCACCGACAGGATCCTGATCGCCGGAGACGAATAGGATCGGCAGGTCCTTCTGCATATGTGCGATATTTTTTTTTCGCCCGACAAATTGAATCCCGCCGAGCAGGTCGGAAAAGAGCCCCACCGTTGGCACGAAACCGCACGTATTGTCGGCAATAAATCGGTCGACAAGATCAACGTCGCGTGTGAGCCAGTCGCACGGCGTCCGCAGCGGGTTGACGCGGCGGTTATAGGCGCCAAAGCAGAGAAGATTGAGCGCGGCGCTCTGTTTTCTCGCGCCGTACAGCAGCTTCTGAACAGATGACAGCAGAAGACCGACATGGATCAGGGCGGCCGCCGGTTGCCCCGTGCCGCTGATGATACAGCCCGACAGTATGTTTTGATACCGGGTTAAAAACGTGCGGGTCAGAAAGCTGCCCATGGAATGGCCGAGCAGGAAGTAGGGCAGCCCCGGAAACTTAGCGCGCGCCGACTCAAAAACGAGGTGCAAATCGCGCACGGCGAAATCCCAGCCGCCTTTTTCCGTGAAAAAGCCGAGATCTTCTTCTGTGGCGGCTGAGCGCCCGTGACCGAGATGGCTGTTGCCAATGACGGCAAAGCCGTTGTTGGCCATAAAACGGGCAAACGTGTCATACCGGCCGATATGCTCTGTAACACCATGTGCCAACTGTAAAACGGCCTTAACATTTCTGTCGTCCGGGAGCCACTGCATGATGTGAAGGCGGCTTTTGCCGTCAGAAGAGGATAGATTAAATTCAGACAGGCATGACATGGCAATATCGCCCCTTTTGTGTTATACTCAGGTGGATTAATGGGTCTATCGGGTATCGTTTGAACATTTTGCCAAAATATACGGCCTGCCGGACAAAACAGAAGGAGATGGCTGCAATCAACGCACACCTTGCGCTGGAAAAAACACTTCGGGATATTGCAGATTCGGGCAAAATGAAGCGTCTGTTGCTGCATAGCTGCTGCGGGCCCTGCAGCAGCGCCGTTCTGGAACGTCTTGCCGCCGTTTTCGACGTGACGATATTGTACTATAACCCCAATATCTACCCGCGCGGCGAATTTGAAAAACGCGCCGCCGCACAGGCTGAGCTGCTGGCCCGGATGAATTTCGTCCGTCCCATCCGGCTCGTGACGCCCGCGTATACGCCGGAGGTCTTCGACGCGGCGACTTGCGGGCTGGAAGACGAGCCGGAGGGCGGGGCGCGCTGCCGACGCTGTTTTGAACTTCGGCTTTCTGAGACGGCGCGATATGCCAAAGAGCATGGCTTTGACTATTTTACAACAACGCTATCGGTCAGCCCGCACAAAAATGCCGCGCTTCTCAATCAAATTGGCGAAGCGCTGGCCGAAAAAGAAGGCGCTATGTATCTGGCCGCCGATTTCAAGAAGAGAAACGGCTATCAGCGCTCTGTCGAGCTGTCAAAGCAATATGCTATTTATCGTCAGGACTATTGCGGCTGCCGGTATTCATTTGCCGAGAAGGAAAAAAGAACTTAAAACGATGCCTGATTGGCACTTTATTGATTGTTTTCGCGCGATAAACTGCTATAATATCAAGGACGATTTTAAACGAAAGAGGTTAAACCATGTCTACCAGAAAGATCGCCTTTGCCGCCGTCATCGCCGCCGTCTATGCCGCGCTGACGATATTGCTTATGCCCATCAGTTATGGGCCGGTGCAATTTAGAATTTCGGAGGTTCTTTGTATTCTCCCGTTTTTCTTTCCATTTTCCGTTTGGGGATTGTTTGTGGGCTGTATACTGGCAAATCTTTTAAGTGCCTACGGTGCGCTGGATATTGTGTTTGGGTCCCTCGCGACACTGACAGCAGCCTATTTAACGATGCGACTTGGTAGAGAGGATAAAGGGAGCTTGAAGACCAAGATTTTTGCCTGTTTGCCGCCTGTTTTTATTAACGGAATTGTTGTCGGCGCGTTGATTGCGTATGAGACCACGACGTCGCTGGATGCTTTTTGGCCTGCATTTATGGTGAACGGTCTGCAGGTTGGGTTCGGTGAGCTTGTCGTGCTGTTTGCACTTGGCTTGCCCGCACTGATATTTCTTCCTAGAACGAATATTTTTAAAACGCTTATAGCGCTTTATAGGGGCAACGCCCCACAGTAATATCAATTTGGAGGAACACGCATGAAAGTTAAAAAAGCTGTCATCCCGGCCGCCGGACTCGGCACGCGCATGCTGCCCGCGACGAAAACTGTGCCGAAAGAAATGCTGCCGATGGTCGACAAGCCCGTTATCCAGTACATCATTGAAGAGGCCGTGGCCTCCGGTATTGAGGATATCCTCATTGTGACAAACCGCGCGAAATCCGCGATGGATGACTATTTCGACTATCATCCAGAGCTTGAAGAGCGGCTTTTGAAAAACAATAAAACGAAAGAGGCTGAATCCGTCCGCTTTGCGGCCGACTTGGCAAATATCTTTTACGTCCGGCAAAAGGAGACAAAAGGGCTTGGACACGCCATCTGGCGCGCCAAGCGCTTTGTCGGCAACGAGCCGTTTGCCGTCCTCCTGGGTGACGATATCATGATGGCGAAAACACCGGTGACAAAGCAGCTGATTGATGCGGCGGAAAAATACGGCGCCAGCGCCGTTGGCACGCAGGCTGTGGCCGACGAGGCGATTTCCAAGTATTCGTCATTAAAAATTTCACCGTTGGAGGAGCGGATATTCCGCGTTTCCGACATGAATGAAAAACCAACGCTTGCAGAGAAATTCTCTAACTACGCGATCTTAGGCCGTTACGTCCTGACGCCTGACATCTTTGATATTCTGGAGAATACACCGCCCGGCTACGGTGGTGAGATTCAACTGACCGACGGGCTGAAGCTGCTCTGCAAGCAGTCACCCATGGTGGCTGTTGACTTTGAAGGCCGGCGCTATGACACCGGCAATCTCAAGGGCTTTTTAGAAGCAACGATTGATTACGCGCTGGAGAGCGA belongs to Oscillospiraceae bacterium CM and includes:
- a CDS encoding TIGR00282 family metallophosphoesterase; this translates as MSVNILAVGDVAGQTGLTILSKKLRSVKQAHNIAFTVVNGENAAVFGLTPQQAESLFEYGADVVTLGNHTWSRREIIHYLDECPYILRPSNFAPQNPGRGWGVFDTSFGDVCVINLIGRCNMPFGTENPFFEADKLLRQNTARITLVDFHAEATSEKLAMAYHLDGRVSALWGTHTHVQTSDARVFPRGTGYITDLGMTGAYDSVLGIKPEQSLSMFLGNPPVRYETQSGPAKIEAAVFEIDTETGRCLNATAIRMTE
- the fabG gene encoding 3-oxoacyl-ACP reductase FabG, giving the protein MKTALVTGASRGIGAACARGLAEAGCRVFINYQSDADAAGALAGALGGIAVQADVADSAQVKQLFEKVGTADILVCNAGKALCGLLSETPEDAWQRVVDVNLGGVIRCCQAAIPAMVRQKSGRIILISSIWGTVGASCEAVYSATKAGLFGLTKSLAKELGPSGITVNCVAPGVIKTDMNNDLTPEVLDELATMTPLGMLGKPEDVAALVRFLASDAAQFITGQIIGVDGGFTG
- a CDS encoding glycosyltransferase, giving the protein MDKPINVCLLNDSFPPVIDGVANAVMNYADIITRKYGRAVVATPSYPGVTDNYPFPVVRYPSIDTIKSLGYRTGFPFSPHTIRKLARYHPAIIHAHCPFASAILARTLRACTGAPLIFTYHTKFDIEIKNALSLGLNQAAAIKLIVNNIDACDDVWVVSRGAGENLRGLGYQGDYIVMGNGVDFPRARATAAAIAALRRKHSIGEDEPVFLFVGRTQWYKGIRIILDGLRRVRAKGLGFKMIFVGDGTDLAEIKSYARALGLAESCVFTGAIRDRQLLRVYYSMADMFLLPSTFDNRPIVVLEAAACGLASILIRGSSAAEGVTDGQDGLLIEENAASLARAVLAVIRDTSLAARLGRCAMADLYISWEDAVAAATARYKTLIESVNRKKPDKIRAAFAFNVTGQR
- a CDS encoding D-alanyl-D-alanine carboxypeptidase; the protein is MKKLLSFLLAAVLFVVLTVPTAAENTAPGFLEENDNEAIDASVFNDDIPVSNAADLAITAPSAILMEKETGKVIYEKNADEQLEPASVTKVMTILLIVEAIKAGKITLDDMVTASAHAASMGGSQIFMEEGEQLSVREMLKSIVVASANDCAVAMAEYLAGSESVFVARMNARAKELGMTQTHFTNCTGLLDDQTHVTTARDIAIMSRELIMHDMIKEYTKIWMDTVRGGKFGLSNTNKLIYYYKGATGLKTGFTSRSMHCLAATAERDGVEYIAVVLHAATSADRFESAKTLLNYAFANYALISAFPDKALLPVRVALGKVSYVQPVVQGSDKILLEKDLASNVTKEVQVVDKAEAPIQAGEQMGTLIVKSGKTILGEFPIVAGDSVARLGWGDVFAKFVAMLFGGTE
- a CDS encoding lysophospholipase, yielding MSCLSEFNLSSSDGKSRLHIMQWLPDDRNVKAVLQLAHGVTEHIGRYDTFARFMANNGFAVIGNSHLGHGRSAATEEDLGFFTEKGGWDFAVRDLHLVFESARAKFPGLPYFLLGHSMGSFLTRTFLTRYQNILSGCIISGTGQPAAALIHVGLLLSSVQKLLYGARKQSAALNLLCFGAYNRRVNPLRTPCDWLTRDVDLVDRFIADNTCGFVPTVGLFSDLLGGIQFVGRKKNIAHMQKDLPILFVSGDQDPVGDFGFGVRKVQRLFTAAGLDDVTVKMYQGARHEVLNETIRQDVFNDILDWLLAKLSKDKKKAAP
- a CDS encoding epoxyqueuosine reductase QueH; this encodes MAAINAHLALEKTLRDIADSGKMKRLLLHSCCGPCSSAVLERLAAVFDVTILYYNPNIYPRGEFEKRAAAQAELLARMNFVRPIRLVTPAYTPEVFDAATCGLEDEPEGGARCRRCFELRLSETARYAKEHGFDYFTTTLSVSPHKNAALLNQIGEALAEKEGAMYLAADFKKRNGYQRSVELSKQYAIYRQDYCGCRYSFAEKEKRT
- a CDS encoding QueT transporter family protein, which encodes MSTRKIAFAAVIAAVYAALTILLMPISYGPVQFRISEVLCILPFFFPFSVWGLFVGCILANLLSAYGALDIVFGSLATLTAAYLTMRLGREDKGSLKTKIFACLPPVFINGIVVGALIAYETTTSLDAFWPAFMVNGLQVGFGELVVLFALGLPALIFLPRTNIFKTLIALYRGNAPQ
- the galU gene encoding UTP--glucose-1-phosphate uridylyltransferase GalU — its product is MKVKKAVIPAAGLGTRMLPATKTVPKEMLPMVDKPVIQYIIEEAVASGIEDILIVTNRAKSAMDDYFDYHPELEERLLKNNKTKEAESVRFAADLANIFYVRQKETKGLGHAIWRAKRFVGNEPFAVLLGDDIMMAKTPVTKQLIDAAEKYGASAVGTQAVADEAISKYSSLKISPLEERIFRVSDMNEKPTLAEKFSNYAILGRYVLTPDIFDILENTPPGYGGEIQLTDGLKLLCKQSPMVAVDFEGRRYDTGNLKGFLEATIDYALESEEIGPWLKSFIREKAKSL